TCTTTTCATCAAGTTGTAAAATTTCTGGTACTAAAAAGCTCCATGCTGAACTAAATTTAATAATTAATTGATGTGCACGTGCTTCCATTCCTGTGTATTGATCATTGGCAGTATCTTGGTCTTGTTTTAAGTGGGCATAGACATATACCTTTTCTAATTTGGTGCCTATTTCATCTTCTAATGCTAATGCTTGATATAAAGTATCTGCACTATCTCCTAGGTGACCTTTAAACTGTTCTTCTTTACCGATGTCATTTTCGACATCTTTAAATGCCGCTTCAAATGCATCATCACTTGGGAATATCGTTGTTAAATCCCATGTATATTCAGGATATTTACGTTCCTGTTCTTCTCTAGATAATTGTTGACTCATCATGTAAACCTCCTCGAAATAATCAATAACTTAATTTTCTCATTTTAATAGATAATTTGCACGTCATTACAATTCGATTTTCGTGCATTTTGATACTGTTCTATTATTTTATTTAACAGAATTGATTTGCTGTAATGATGATATGCAAAATGTCGTAACTTAATCACAGTATCTATGTTCTGACACGTCAATTCGTCACGTAGTTCTAAAAGTCGAAATTGTAGTTGCCATTCAATTGGATGTGTTTTGATAAAGATTTGTAATGGGATAATGATACCAAACTGTTGAATGACATGTTTGTCATTAAGTCGCAATTGATACATAGCACTTAAAGTGGGTTCTAATACCGAATTCTTACGACGACAGTATTGTATATATCGAGTTATCAAGCTTTCATCTAACTTATAATATGCCATATTGTTATGTCTTTTTTCCGTCAGTATTGTTGCCACATCTTCAACAATGGTCCTTGTTGCACGAAATTGTCTCCCTCCAATATTTTGGATATTTGAATATCTAATTAATTGGCAACACTTTTCTTGCCATGTGTACAAAGACCTATGAATCGCATTTATAAAACTGGCTTGCTGGTTATTTAATGTTAATTTACCGTTTCTGTATTTGATATCTTCGATAATCCAAACTGGTCTAAGTCCGACACTCATTAGCCCTACGGTACGCTTTTGAATTTCAGACAAAGGAATGGAAGAAAATTGTACTTCAATCGCAAATGATGAATTAACTACGATGTCAGGGAACTGTTGTATATTTTCATAATATGGTTCAATTTCAACATTATAGTTCACCCTTTTAAACATTGCGGCAATTTTGTATTTAGTTTGATAATGTAATGCACTTTCCCCTTTTGAACGCCATAGCTTACATGGATCCATATGCGCAAAATGCGCTTTTACTTTCGCCCCATTTTTTAAAATTACTTTCGTTCTACAATGTGGACAGTAATAGTTCCTATTCTTTATTGCTTGTTTTGCTAACACATATTCATGATTTTCATTTATAGCTACTAACATCAGTTCACCTCATATATTTCAACGAAGCAAACCCTCAATTTACTTGTGTCAATTATCGTTTCCTTAAATATAAAAAAACGAGACATCAATATGTCTCGTTAAAATCACTCTATTATCATTATTCAACTGCATCAGTAAAGTAACGACGCACTTGTGAAGTAACGTTATGGCTCATAATAATCTTACCATAATCATTTAAATATACTTCTGTTTTATCAGTTGGGTATGCAAATTCTAATAATTGACTATAGCTATCGTTAATTGTCTCTTGATCGACCGTGTCATCAAAATGAATAGCATAGTAATATTGTGAGTCAACCATATAAAGTAAATCTTCAAACTCATCAGCACTTTGATTATTGTGATATGCATAATTAATGACTTGTTCTAAGTCTTCAAATTTTACAATCACTGTACGAATATTGGCTTGTTTACGTTGTCTTTGAGATTGCTCTTGTTGCGCTTTCTTTTGTTGATTACGTTGTTCAAATATATTTTCGATATTATCTTCGCTTTCAAGTGTTTGAGCTAAAAGTTCATTTACTTGGTCATCAAATTGATCAAAATTACCATCTTCGGCCATATTCATGGCGTCTTCATTTTTAGACTTAGAAATAGTCACTTCCACACCTTTTTCAAAGGCATGTACTTGAATCCATAATGGTCCTTCAACGACAAAATCTTCTTCTTCATTAATTTCATCCATCATTGACCAGAAGAATTCTTCACCGCGTTTGCGGTTAGTCCATAAATCTTCACGACTAAAACCACGTGCTTCTATGTCGCTATATGTTATAAACAATTTAACTGTTGTATCATCAACGCGTTCTATTCTCATATCATCTCACTCCTTACAGTCGATGAATAGTAACCATATTGTATTAGAACGTGACTCAAATTACAATCTATTTGTTTGATTAAATTTAACTATTCTTAAGATGGCTTCTTATATTAACATATTCCCTATTTTAATGCTAAAAAACAGCGCATTTATTCTCGATTTACTTTTTAAAGCATACACAAAAGACAACACCATTTAACAATAGTGTTGTCTTAATATCTTTTAGTAAAGTGATAAAATCACATAGTTATTAAAGTTATTAGTCAACCAAACGTTGAGCTTCTTGTAATTGGAACGTACGGACTTTTCTTGGTAAGAAACGTCTGATTTCATCCTCGTTATAACCTACTTGTAAACGTTTATCATCTAAAATGATTGGGCGACGTAATAAACCTGGGTTATCTTGAATAATTGAATATAAATCTTGTAATGGTAAAGAATCAATATCAACATTCAATTTTTGGTATGTTTTAGAACGAGTTGAAATAATTTCATCAGTTCCGTCTTCAGTCATTTTTAATATTAATTTAATTTCATCGATTGTTAAATGTTCAGAAAAAATGTTACGCTCCGTATATGGAATGTCATGTTCTTGTAACCATGCTTTCGCTTTACGGCAAGATGTGCAACTTGGTGAAGTAAATAATGTTACCATACATCTCACTCTCCTATAAATGGATTCATTCATTAATTTTAAATTAGTTATAGATTAAAGAAATGATTATTATTTGCTTTCTTAACCTTACAATATATATTATAACCATCTAACATTAAAATTAAATGAGAAAATCCTAATTTTTCTGAGAAATCTTGAAATTATTCAAAATTATCTCACAAACTATTTAATACTTAGATATACATTCATTTTAACACAACTTACAATTTAAAGAAATACTGTTATAATGAGAGATAAATAATATTTGAGAAAGTAGGCATCTAATATGGAAACATTATTTTCAGGCATTCAACCAAGCGGTATACCAACAATTGGTAACTATATAGGTGCATTAAAACAATTTGAAGAAATACAAAATGATTATGATTGTTTCTTCTGTATTGTTGATCAACATGCAATCACTGTACCTCAAGACCGTTTGAAATTACGCAAACAAATTAGACAACTCGCAGCAATATATCTAGCTTCAGGTATTGATCCTGACAAATCTACCCTATTCATTCAATCTGAAGTACCTGCACATGTTCAAGCAGGATGGATGCTCACTACAATAGCTTCAATTGGTGAATTAGAACGTATGACACAATTTAAAGATAAAGCTCAAAAACGAACTGATGGCGTCCCAGCTGGATTACTTACTTATCCACCTTTAATGGCAGCTGATATAGTGATTTATAATACTAATATTGTTCCTGTTGGTGAAGATCAAAAACAACATATGGAATTAACACGTAATTTGGTAGATAGATTTAATAGTCGTTATAATGACGTATTAATTAAACCAGAAATCCGTATGCCAAAAGTGGGGGGTCGTGTGATGAGTTTACAAGACCCTACTAAAAAAATGAGTAAAAGTGATGATAATCAAAAGAACTTCATTTCATTATTAGACGAACCAAATGTAGCAGCTAAAAAAATTAAAAGTGCTGTTACTGATTCAGATGGTATTATTAAGTTTGACCGTGATAATAAACCAGGGGTTTCTAATTTACTTTCAATCTATTCTGGTTTAACTAACGAACCTATTAAAGAAATTGAAGCGAAATATGATGGTGAAGGTTACGGAAAATTCAAGGGTGATTTAGCAGAAATAGTTAAATCATTCCTAGTTGATTTCCAAGAAAAATACGACGCATTTTATAACTCTGATGAACTTGATGATATCCTAGATAAAGGTAGAGATAAGGCACATCAAGCCTCATTTAAAACATTGAAAAAAATGGAAAAAGCAATGGGTCTTGGTCGTAAAAGATAATTAATTCACTGCGCGAAAAAGCACTGAGGTTGTCATTCCTCAGTGCTTTTTAATTATATTATTTTTTCTTTTTACCAGTTTCTCTATCAATCGATTTATCGATATACACATCTTTTAATGTAGTATCAGGACCTACCTTATGGTACACCAATCCTTTTACTTGAGGATTGGTTAAATGAGCCTCACCTTTTTGGTAAATTGGTGCAACAGGTGCATCATTTAGCAAAATTCCTTCTGCTTTTTGAAGTGTTGCATTTCTTTCATCTTCATTCTGAAGCAATTTACCATTGGCATCTTTTATTAGCTTATCGTATTCTTTGTTACTCCAGTCAGTGTTGTTTTGTGGATTACCTGTTGTCATTGTTTGTAAAAATGCGGTTGGATCTGGATAATCTGGTACCCAGCCTGCATAAGAAGCTTCATAGTTATTTGCAAGTTCTAAATTGGTCTTTTGTTTAAATGGCAACTGTTTTACCTTCATTTGTACTCCTGGTAAATTTTTTTCTATCTGAGACTTAATATATTCCGCAGAAATTTTTTGAACAGGTGTATCTTGTACATTTAATGTAAACGTCACCTTCTTCTTACCTAGTTCTTTTTTTGCTTTTTTCCAATTTTCTTTAGCCTCTTTTTCGTTATATTTCAATGGAGAATTTATAGTGCTGGCGAAATCCTTACCTTCGGGTGTTTTAGAAGTTCCAAAAGCTGTAAAATTATTTGATGCTAAAGACCCATCATTAAATACAGATTTAACATATTGCTTTTTATTAATTGCTTTTGAAATCGCTAATCTTAAATGTTTATTTTTAAATTCAGGAACCTGCTTTTCATTCAATTTAATGAAGAACGTACCAGCTGTCAATCTTTTATTTAGTGCAACTGAGTTTTTATATTTATCCACTTGTTCAGCAGCTATTATTGCATCATCAACAGAATTGGTATCATACAAGGCAGCTCCAGCTTGGTTATCCTTAAGTACTTTATAATTTACACGACTAAGTTTAACATTATTTTTATCCCAATAGTCTTTATTCTTTACTAATTGGATTTTATCTTCAACTTGCCAATTCACTACTTTGAATGGTCCATTGTAAACTGCTTTATCAGCAGTAGTACCATATGCTTTGCCATATTTTTTAGCCACTTTTTCATTTTGAGGATTAAAAGTATTTAAGGCTAACAACTCATTGATGTATGGCACCGGTCTTTCCAATTTAACTTGTAGTTTATATTTATTTAGCGCTTTGATACCTAAATCCTTAACTGGCTTTTTACCGGCATTAACTTGATCCGCATTTTTTATATCACTCATAATATACGCAAATTCTGAACCAGTTTTAGGATCAACTACTTTTCTCCAGGCGAAAACAAAGTCGTTTGCAGTAACTGGGTCCCCATTACTCCATTTCGCGTCTTTTCTTAAATTAATAGTCAGTGTTTTACCATCCTTACTTTTCTTAGGAAATTTTGTTGCAACAGCTGGCTCTGCTTGATCACGTTTATCCATTGTATATAGCCCTTCAAATACTTGTCCCGCAACATCACTTGACACTGACTCAGTCATCAAGGTTGTATCTAATGTAGTCATATCTTGTGGTATAACTTTTCTAAATACTTGACCCTCATCTGAATATAAACTTTTACTGTTACTGCACCCTGATAAGGTGCTTAATGAAATGATAAAAATCGCAATCAGTGTTATCCATTTTCTCATACGTATCCCCCTCCCTTTAATTATCCTTCTGTATTAACATGCTGTTTTAATTTTTCTGCTTCCGCTTCAGTTGCAAAGACAAAGTGTTCTGGTCGAATCTCGTGCAATTGTCTATTTTGATCATCTGCATTGCTTGCTTCATATGTAATCCGTTTTCTTTGTCTTTCAACGTCTGGATCAGGTTGAGGAATCGCTGATAATAATGACTTCGTATAGTCATGTAAAGGATGATTATATATATCATCTGCAGGTCCGAGTTCAACAATTTTTCCAAAATGCATCACAGCTATTCTGTCAGAAATATATTTAACCATTGATAAATCATGGGCAATAAATAAGAACGTAATCCCTTTTTCTCTTTGTAGTCGTAACATTATATTGACGACTTGTGCTTGTATGGAAACGTCTAATGCTGAAATCGGCTCATCAGCAATGATAAATTCTGGTTCTACCGCTAATGCTCTTGCTATACCAATACGTTGACGTTGTCCACCTGAAAATTCATGAGGATAACGGTTCGCATGTTCTTTACTTAAGCCTACTGTTTCTAATGCATCATATACACGCTTTTTACGATTTCGTTTATCAGTAGCTAAATGATGAATATCTATACCTTCTCCAACAATGTCCATGACTTTTAGACGTGGGTTTAAAGACGCATAGGGATCTTGAAAGATCATTTGAATCTTCTTGTTGAATTTCAACATATCTTGGCGTTTACGAATATTATGTATATCCGTACCATCATAAATAATTTCTCCACTAGTAATATCATTTAATTTAATGATAGCTTTACCTGTAGTTGATTTACCACAACCTGATTCTCCAACTAAACCTAAAGTTTCACCTTTATAAATATCAAACGAAATATCTTCAATTGCTCTAACTTCGTTCTTTTTACCTTGGTTAAAATATTGCTTTAAATGTTTTACTTCTAATAATTTCGTTTTTTGTTTAATCATTAAACGCCACCCTCTCTACTTTGATGGGTTGTGCATAACGGTTAGGTAAAGTTTTTGAGCGTTTTTGAACCGCTAATGGTGGTTCAACTTTAGGCGCTCTTTCATCTAACAACCACGACTTAACAAAATGTGTAGGTGATACTTTAAACCATGGTGCTTCTTCTTTAAAATCAATATCTAATGCATACTGACTTCGTCTAGCAAATGCATCTCCAACTGGTGGATGTAATAAATCTGGTGGTGTCCCTGGAATCGCAATTAAATCTGTATCATTACTTGTTGTTAAATCCGGCATTGATGATAATAATCCCCAAGTATAAGGGTGTTTAGGACCATAGAAGATTTCATCAACATTACCTGTTTCAATCATTTGTCCGCCATACATAACAGCTACTCTATCAGCAATATTTGCTACAACACCTAGATCATGTGTAATAAAAATAATTGAAGTATTAATTTTCTGTTGAAGTTCCTTCATCAAATCTAATATTTGCGCTTGCATTGTTACATCAAGTGCTGTCGTCGGTTCGTCAGCGATTAATACTTTGGGTTCACATGCCAGTGCTGTTGCGATAACAATTCTTTGTCTTTGACCACCTGAAAATTGATGTGGGTATGCTTTAAAACGCTTTTCAGCATTTGGCAATCCAACTAGATTTAAAATTTCTAATGCGCGTTGTTTAGCTTCAGATTTACTCATATTTTTATGTTTAATTAATGGTTCCATAACTTGTTTGCCAATTTGCATCGTTGGGTT
The DNA window shown above is from Staphylococcus sp. M0911 and carries:
- a CDS encoding competence protein CoiA family protein; this translates as MLVAINENHEYVLAKQAIKNRNYYCPHCRTKVILKNGAKVKAHFAHMDPCKLWRSKGESALHYQTKYKIAAMFKRVNYNVEIEPYYENIQQFPDIVVNSSFAIEVQFSSIPLSEIQKRTVGLMSVGLRPVWIIEDIKYRNGKLTLNNQQASFINAIHRSLYTWQEKCCQLIRYSNIQNIGGRQFRATRTIVEDVATILTEKRHNNMAYYKLDESLITRYIQYCRRKNSVLEPTLSAMYQLRLNDKHVIQQFGIIIPLQIFIKTHPIEWQLQFRLLELRDELTCQNIDTVIKLRHFAYHHYSKSILLNKIIEQYQNARKSNCNDVQIIY
- the mecA gene encoding adaptor protein MecA translates to MRIERVDDTTVKLFITYSDIEARGFSREDLWTNRKRGEEFFWSMMDEINEEEDFVVEGPLWIQVHAFEKGVEVTISKSKNEDAMNMAEDGNFDQFDDQVNELLAQTLESEDNIENIFEQRNQQKKAQQEQSQRQRKQANIRTVIVKFEDLEQVINYAYHNNQSADEFEDLLYMVDSQYYYAIHFDDTVDQETINDSYSQLLEFAYPTDKTEVYLNDYGKIIMSHNVTSQVRRYFTDAVE
- the spxA gene encoding transcriptional regulator SpxA, whose protein sequence is MVTLFTSPSCTSCRKAKAWLQEHDIPYTERNIFSEHLTIDEIKLILKMTEDGTDEIISTRSKTYQKLNVDIDSLPLQDLYSIIQDNPGLLRRPIILDDKRLQVGYNEDEIRRFLPRKVRTFQLQEAQRLVD
- the trpS gene encoding tryptophan--tRNA ligase, with the protein product METLFSGIQPSGIPTIGNYIGALKQFEEIQNDYDCFFCIVDQHAITVPQDRLKLRKQIRQLAAIYLASGIDPDKSTLFIQSEVPAHVQAGWMLTTIASIGELERMTQFKDKAQKRTDGVPAGLLTYPPLMAADIVIYNTNIVPVGEDQKQHMELTRNLVDRFNSRYNDVLIKPEIRMPKVGGRVMSLQDPTKKMSKSDDNQKNFISLLDEPNVAAKKIKSAVTDSDGIIKFDRDNKPGVSNLLSIYSGLTNEPIKEIEAKYDGEGYGKFKGDLAEIVKSFLVDFQEKYDAFYNSDELDDILDKGRDKAHQASFKTLKKMEKAMGLGRKR
- a CDS encoding peptide ABC transporter substrate-binding protein; this translates as MRKWITLIAIFIISLSTLSGCSNSKSLYSDEGQVFRKVIPQDMTTLDTTLMTESVSSDVAGQVFEGLYTMDKRDQAEPAVATKFPKKSKDGKTLTINLRKDAKWSNGDPVTANDFVFAWRKVVDPKTGSEFAYIMSDIKNADQVNAGKKPVKDLGIKALNKYKLQVKLERPVPYINELLALNTFNPQNEKVAKKYGKAYGTTADKAVYNGPFKVVNWQVEDKIQLVKNKDYWDKNNVKLSRVNYKVLKDNQAGAALYDTNSVDDAIIAAEQVDKYKNSVALNKRLTAGTFFIKLNEKQVPEFKNKHLRLAISKAINKKQYVKSVFNDGSLASNNFTAFGTSKTPEGKDFASTINSPLKYNEKEAKENWKKAKKELGKKKVTFTLNVQDTPVQKISAEYIKSQIEKNLPGVQMKVKQLPFKQKTNLELANNYEASYAGWVPDYPDPTAFLQTMTTGNPQNNTDWSNKEYDKLIKDANGKLLQNEDERNATLQKAEGILLNDAPVAPIYQKGEAHLTNPQVKGLVYHKVGPDTTLKDVYIDKSIDRETGKKKK
- a CDS encoding ATP-binding cassette domain-containing protein, with protein sequence MIKQKTKLLEVKHLKQYFNQGKKNEVRAIEDISFDIYKGETLGLVGESGCGKSTTGKAIIKLNDITSGEIIYDGTDIHNIRKRQDMLKFNKKIQMIFQDPYASLNPRLKVMDIVGEGIDIHHLATDKRNRKKRVYDALETVGLSKEHANRYPHEFSGGQRQRIGIARALAVEPEFIIADEPISALDVSIQAQVVNIMLRLQREKGITFLFIAHDLSMVKYISDRIAVMHFGKIVELGPADDIYNHPLHDYTKSLLSAIPQPDPDVERQRKRITYEASNADDQNRQLHEIRPEHFVFATEAEAEKLKQHVNTEG
- a CDS encoding ABC transporter ATP-binding protein, which codes for MAERILEVNDLHVSFDISAGEVQAVRGVDFYLNKGETLAIVGESGSGKSVTTKAITKLFQGDAARIKQGEINFLGENLANKSEKELIKLRGRDISMIFQDPMTSLNPTMQIGKQVMEPLIKHKNMSKSEAKQRALEILNLVGLPNAEKRFKAYPHQFSGGQRQRIVIATALACEPKVLIADEPTTALDVTMQAQILDLMKELQQKINTSIIFITHDLGVVANIADRVAVMYGGQMIETGNVDEIFYGPKHPYTWGLLSSMPDLTTSNDTDLIAIPGTPPDLLHPPVGDAFARRSQYALDIDFKEEAPWFKVSPTHFVKSWLLDERAPKVEPPLAVQKRSKTLPNRYAQPIKVERVAFND